One region of Solanum pennellii chromosome 6, SPENNV200 genomic DNA includes:
- the LOC107023887 gene encoding homeobox-leucine zipper protein HOX32-like, with the protein MQLCSGAEENPTGVCAKLVFAHIDESFDDDPLLPLGFSFIPLEPKSVKIRRVPASTSSYCSCCSSPCSCREATYLAHSLEPYRHYRRLLGTYCSYHKQLFFQKIYENYSSSIRAELKGKCQQFIRLR; encoded by the exons ATGCAGCTTTGCAGTGGAGCTGAAGAGAATCCCACAGGTGTCTGCGCTAAGCTTGTTTTTGCACATATTGATGAATCTTTTGATGATGATCCATTGCTTCCATTAGGTTTCTCTTTCATTCCACTAGAGCCTAAATCAGTGAA AATAAGAAGAGTACCTGCTTCAACCAGCAGCTACTGTTCTTGCTGCTCCAGTCCATGTTCCTGTAGGGAAGCAACCTACTTGGCCCATTCCTTAGAACCGTACAG GCATTATCGCAG GCTGCTTGGAACATATTGCAGCTATCATAAGCAG TTGTTCTTTCAGAAAATATATGAGAACTACTCCTCGAGCATAAGGGCTGAACTCAAAG GAAAGTGTCAGCAATTCATTCGATTGAGATAG